The following proteins come from a genomic window of Polaribacter dokdonensis:
- a CDS encoding sugar porter family MFS transporter, giving the protein MNSKKIIYWSITVALAGFLFGFDTIVISGAEQDIQKLWGTYTLFGRNDLFHGIVVVGSALWGTVFGAIFGAIPNDRLGRKKTLIIIGILYTFSAIGSSLSTDPWLFAIFRFIGGIGVGASTIAAPAFISEIAPKEKRGRLVATYQFNIVFGILIAFVSNALFAKFIDVDAWRWMIGIEALPAFIYTILVFTVPESPRWLLSKKNDVERAKEIFRSLYKKEDDVEAQVKMILDSQENVNTTERLFNKKYSIPLSLAFFIAFFNQFSGINAILYYANRIFEEAGLAEQASDLSSIGLGVTNFIFTLLGMFLIDKLGRKQLLYIGSFGYIISLSIVSLCFYNNWSGMIVPTSLFLFIASHAIGQGAVIWVFMSEIFPNHMRSSGQAFTSSVHWILAAIIPSLVPILFNLIGAAVVFAIFAIMMILQLIWVRFYVPETKGKSLEELSASLTKK; this is encoded by the coding sequence ATGAATTCGAAAAAAATAATTTATTGGTCCATAACTGTTGCACTAGCAGGTTTTTTGTTTGGTTTTGATACTATCGTAATTAGTGGTGCAGAACAAGATATTCAAAAACTTTGGGGAACGTATACCCTTTTTGGTAGAAATGATTTATTTCATGGTATTGTAGTTGTAGGTTCTGCTTTATGGGGTACTGTTTTTGGTGCTATCTTTGGAGCTATTCCAAATGATAGGTTAGGAAGAAAGAAAACTTTAATAATTATAGGAATTTTATATACCTTTTCTGCAATTGGTTCCTCATTATCAACAGATCCTTGGTTATTTGCAATATTTAGATTTATTGGAGGTATAGGTGTTGGAGCATCAACAATAGCTGCACCCGCATTTATTTCAGAAATTGCTCCTAAAGAAAAAAGAGGAAGACTAGTAGCAACCTATCAATTTAATATCGTTTTTGGAATTTTAATCGCATTTGTTTCTAATGCACTATTCGCAAAATTTATTGATGTAGATGCATGGAGATGGATGATTGGTATTGAGGCTTTACCAGCATTTATTTATACTATTTTGGTTTTTACAGTACCAGAAAGTCCAAGATGGTTGTTATCTAAAAAAAATGATGTAGAAAGAGCTAAAGAAATATTTAGAAGTTTATATAAAAAAGAGGATGATGTAGAAGCGCAAGTTAAAATGATTTTAGATTCTCAAGAAAACGTAAATACAACAGAACGTCTTTTTAATAAGAAATATTCAATTCCTTTATCACTAGCATTTTTTATTGCTTTTTTTAATCAATTTAGTGGTATTAATGCAATTTTATATTATGCAAATAGAATTTTTGAAGAAGCAGGTTTAGCAGAACAAGCTAGCGATTTAAGCTCAATAGGTTTAGGAGTTACAAATTTTATATTTACTTTGCTTGGTATGTTCTTAATAGACAAATTAGGAAGAAAACAATTACTTTATATTGGCTCATTTGGTTATATAATATCACTAAGTATAGTTTCTCTATGTTTTTATAATAATTGGTCTGGTATGATAGTTCCAACCTCATTATTCTTATTTATTGCTTCACATGCAATAGGACAAGGAGCAGTTATTTGGGTTTTTATGTCAGAAATTTTCCCAAACCATATGAGATCTTCTGGACAAGCTTTCACTAGTTCTGTTCATTGGATTTTAGCAGCAATAATACCTTCACTAGTACCTATTTTATTTAATTTGATAGGAGCAGCAGTTGTATTTGCCATTTTTGCAATAATGATGATTTTACAATTGATTTGGGTAAGGTTTTATGTTCCAGAAACAAAAGGAAAATCTTTAGAGGAATTATCTGCATCTTTAACTAAGAAATAG
- a CDS encoding carbohydrate kinase family protein has translation MLKIFCFGEILWDVFATHKKIGGAPLNVALRLQSLKNKVSIISSVGKDIEGEELINFIKEHNVNVDFIQINEKYKTGNVQVTLDKFGSATYDIQYPSSWDFIEFNNELVNSIETSDAFIFGSLITRNKVSKETLYHLIKSSKYSIFDVNLRAPHYTKDILIDLLHKSDFVKFNDDELLEISNFLGSRLKSIEKNIEFIAEKTNTSHICVTRGSNGAILYYNKKFYSNSGYSVSVKDTVGAGDSFLATLINFLLKKEPPQKAIDIACAMGALVAKNEGANPKITQEEIFNLMKTSY, from the coding sequence ATGTTAAAAATATTTTGTTTTGGTGAAATTCTTTGGGATGTTTTTGCTACACATAAAAAAATTGGAGGAGCACCATTAAATGTTGCTCTGCGTTTACAATCTCTAAAAAATAAAGTATCAATAATAAGTAGTGTTGGTAAAGATATAGAAGGAGAAGAGTTAATTAATTTTATAAAAGAACACAATGTAAATGTAGATTTTATTCAAATTAATGAAAAATATAAAACAGGTAATGTTCAAGTAACCTTAGATAAATTTGGGAGTGCAACATATGATATTCAATACCCAAGTTCTTGGGATTTTATCGAATTTAATAATGAATTAGTAAATTCAATAGAAACTTCAGATGCATTTATTTTTGGGAGTTTAATAACTAGAAATAAAGTGTCTAAAGAAACATTATATCATTTGATTAAAAGTTCTAAGTACTCGATTTTTGATGTTAATTTAAGGGCACCACATTATACTAAAGATATTTTAATTGATTTGTTACATAAAAGTGATTTTGTAAAGTTTAATGATGATGAACTCTTAGAAATCAGTAATTTTTTAGGTTCTAGATTAAAGTCAATTGAAAAGAATATTGAATTTATAGCAGAAAAAACAAACACAAGTCATATTTGTGTAACTAGAGGTAGTAATGGTGCAATATTGTATTATAATAAAAAGTTTTATTCAAATTCTGGATATTCAGTAAGCGTTAAAGATACAGTTGGGGCTGGAGATTCTTTTTTAGCTACCTTAATAAATTTTCTTTTAAAGAAAGAACCACCACAAAAAGCAATCGATATTGCATGTGCAATGGGTGCCTTAGTAGCTAAAAATGAAGGTGCTAATCCAAAAATTACACAAGAAGAAATATTTAATTTAATGAAAACTTCTTACTAA
- a CDS encoding cold-shock protein: MNKGTVKFFNESKGFGFITEEGSNKEHFVHVSGLVDEIRENDEVEFDLQDGRKGLNAVNVRVL; this comes from the coding sequence ATGAATAAAGGTACCGTAAAATTTTTCAATGAGTCTAAAGGATTTGGATTTATCACTGAAGAAGGATCAAACAAAGAACATTTTGTACACGTGTCAGGATTAGTTGACGAAATTCGTGAAAACGATGAAGTTGAATTCGACTTACAAGATGGAAGAAAAGGATTAAACGCAGTAAACGTAAGAGTATTATAA
- a CDS encoding YwbE family protein, with translation MIDGRKRKNIKIGLFVEIVQKPHQRSGELTEGEVAKILTKSVQHPHGIKVQLKSGLVGRVKNVLE, from the coding sequence ATGATTGACGGTCGAAAAAGAAAAAACATTAAAATAGGATTATTTGTAGAAATTGTACAAAAACCCCATCAAAGATCAGGTGAACTTACAGAAGGTGAAGTTGCCAAAATTCTTACCAAATCTGTACAACATCCTCATGGAATTAAAGTTCAGTTAAAATCTGGTTTGGTGGGTAGAGTTAAAAATGTATTGGAGTAA
- a CDS encoding lytic transglycosylase domain-containing protein: MKKSFRLLTLVGVVLITIFFMNAIHENEVQSITNTHKNYKIQALQLPANLNLAGERVPIEIPDVKERMDRELLVNTYWQSNGLLLIKRANQYFPILEPLLKKYGLPDDFKFLALAESGLIDETSSVGAAGMWHFMKTTGKEYGLEINKNVDERYNIEKSTKVAAEYLKKSKEKLGSWTLAAAAYNAGNYGVASRLETQEVDNYYDALLPDETERYIFRILALKEVISNPRKYGFVFAESDLYTLEKTKEIEVDTAITNIATFAKNYGLNYKEFKKYNPWLRENHLNNKSRKLYQIKIPIR; the protein is encoded by the coding sequence ATGAAAAAATCATTTCGCCTTTTAACCTTAGTTGGTGTTGTTTTAATAACTATATTTTTCATGAATGCCATTCATGAGAACGAAGTGCAATCTATTACTAACACCCATAAAAACTATAAGATTCAAGCATTGCAATTACCAGCAAATTTAAATTTAGCAGGTGAAAGAGTACCTATTGAAATTCCTGATGTTAAAGAACGAATGGACAGAGAGTTACTTGTAAATACTTATTGGCAATCAAATGGTTTACTATTAATAAAAAGGGCTAATCAATACTTTCCTATCCTAGAACCTTTATTAAAAAAATACGGTTTACCTGATGATTTTAAATTTTTGGCTTTAGCAGAAAGTGGCTTAATTGATGAAACTTCTTCTGTTGGTGCAGCAGGAATGTGGCATTTTATGAAAACTACTGGAAAAGAATATGGACTGGAAATCAATAAAAATGTTGATGAACGCTATAACATAGAAAAATCTACAAAGGTTGCAGCTGAGTATTTAAAAAAATCTAAAGAAAAATTAGGTTCTTGGACATTAGCAGCAGCAGCTTACAATGCAGGGAATTATGGAGTGGCTAGTAGATTAGAAACTCAGGAAGTAGACAATTACTATGATGCTTTATTACCAGATGAAACTGAACGTTATATTTTTAGAATTTTAGCTTTAAAAGAAGTAATTAGTAACCCTAGAAAATACGGTTTTGTTTTTGCTGAAAGCGATTTATATACCTTAGAAAAAACCAAAGAAATAGAGGTAGATACTGCAATTACAAATATTGCCACTTTTGCTAAAAATTACGGATTAAACTACAAAGAGTTTAAGAAGTACAATCCTTGGTTAAGAGAGAATCACTTAAACAATAAAAGCAGAAAACTGTACCAAATAAAAATACCTATTAGATAA
- a CDS encoding alpha/beta hydrolase, giving the protein MVNAKIPIYFMPGLAAGPEIFENLALDPNLYECHYLSWIEPLDLEEEISNYALRLSKEINHDNPVLVGVSFGGIIVQEISKLIPVQKLIIISSIKSSEELPKRFVLASKSKIYKLFPTQIVTNFEDYSKFFVGKTLEKKAKLYKKYLSVRGETYIKWSIHNAINWKHTNVIKDIVHIHGTKDEIFPIKSISNCIRIENGNHSMIIIKAKEITQIIHENLTA; this is encoded by the coding sequence ATGGTAAATGCTAAGATTCCTATTTACTTTATGCCAGGTTTAGCAGCTGGTCCTGAAATATTCGAAAACTTAGCTTTAGACCCAAATCTATACGAATGTCATTATTTATCTTGGATAGAACCTTTAGATCTAGAAGAAGAAATTAGTAATTACGCTTTACGATTATCTAAAGAAATAAATCATGATAATCCTGTTTTGGTTGGTGTTTCTTTTGGCGGAATTATTGTTCAGGAAATAAGCAAGTTAATTCCCGTTCAAAAATTAATTATTATTTCTAGTATAAAATCTTCTGAAGAATTGCCAAAAAGATTTGTTTTGGCAAGTAAAAGCAAAATCTATAAATTATTCCCAACACAAATAGTAACCAATTTTGAAGATTACTCTAAATTTTTTGTTGGTAAAACTTTAGAAAAAAAAGCCAAACTATATAAAAAATATCTTTCTGTTAGGGGTGAAACTTACATAAAATGGTCTATACATAATGCCATTAATTGGAAACATACAAACGTTATAAAAGATATTGTACATATTCATGGTACTAAAGATGAAATCTTTCCAATAAAGAGCATATCTAACTGTATTAGAATAGAGAATGGTAATCACTCTATGATAATAATTAAAGCCAAAGAAATTACTCAAATAATTCACGAAAATTTAACTGCTTAG
- the mtaB gene encoding tRNA (N(6)-L-threonylcarbamoyladenosine(37)-C(2))-methylthiotransferase MtaB produces MMSDKKVAFYTLGCKLNFSETSTIARNFVNEGFEKVDFEDVADIYVINTCSVTDNADKRFKSIVKNALKKNENAYLIAVGCYAQLKPEELAAVDGVDLVLGATEKFNVTSYLNDLSKNDLGEVHSCEIVDADFYVGSYSIGDRTRAFLKVQDGCDYKCTYCTIPLARGISRSDTLQNVIENAKEISSKGIKEIVLTGVNIGDYGKGEFGNKKHEHTFLELVKELDQVDGIHRLRISSIEPNLLKDETIDFVSKSNSFVPHFHIPLQSGSDELLKKMKRRYLKNTYTNRVHRIKEVMPNACIGVDVIVGFPGETEELFLETYNYLNDLDISYLHVFTYSERPNTEAVDFEGVVPKKTRAKRSKMLRGLSAKKRRAFYESQLGNTLTVLFENENKEGYINGFTENYVKVKTPWNPELVNTLHTIQLTKIDEDGLVRFDFVSETVNV; encoded by the coding sequence ATGATGTCAGATAAAAAAGTCGCTTTTTATACCTTAGGGTGTAAATTAAATTTTTCTGAAACCTCAACAATTGCAAGAAACTTTGTAAATGAAGGTTTTGAAAAAGTTGATTTTGAGGATGTTGCAGATATTTATGTAATAAATACATGTTCTGTAACAGACAATGCAGATAAGCGTTTTAAATCTATTGTAAAAAACGCATTAAAGAAAAACGAAAATGCTTATTTAATAGCTGTTGGTTGTTATGCACAATTAAAACCAGAAGAATTGGCTGCTGTAGATGGTGTAGATTTGGTTTTAGGAGCAACAGAAAAATTTAATGTAACTAGTTATTTAAATGATTTAAGTAAAAATGATTTAGGTGAAGTCCATTCTTGTGAAATTGTTGATGCCGATTTTTATGTAGGCTCTTATTCTATAGGTGATAGAACTCGTGCTTTTCTAAAGGTTCAAGATGGTTGCGATTATAAATGCACCTATTGTACTATACCTCTAGCTAGAGGAATATCTAGAAGCGATACTTTGCAAAATGTGATTGAAAATGCTAAAGAAATATCGTCTAAAGGCATTAAAGAAATTGTATTAACAGGAGTTAATATTGGAGATTATGGAAAAGGTGAGTTTGGCAATAAAAAGCACGAACATACATTTTTAGAATTGGTTAAAGAATTAGATCAAGTAGATGGCATTCATCGTTTACGAATATCTTCTATAGAACCCAATTTACTAAAGGATGAAACTATAGATTTCGTCTCTAAATCAAACTCTTTTGTTCCTCATTTTCATATTCCATTGCAATCTGGAAGTGATGAGTTACTAAAAAAGATGAAACGTAGGTATTTAAAGAACACTTATACCAATAGAGTTCATAGAATTAAAGAAGTAATGCCAAATGCTTGTATTGGTGTAGATGTAATTGTTGGTTTTCCTGGTGAAACAGAGGAATTATTTCTAGAAACCTACAATTATTTAAATGATTTAGATATTTCTTACTTACATGTATTTACGTATTCTGAAAGACCAAATACTGAAGCTGTAGATTTTGAAGGTGTTGTACCTAAAAAAACAAGAGCAAAACGTAGTAAAATGTTACGTGGTTTATCAGCTAAAAAAAGAAGAGCTTTCTATGAATCTCAATTAGGAAACACCTTAACTGTACTATTTGAAAATGAAAATAAAGAGGGCTATATAAACGGATTTACAGAAAACTATGTAAAAGTAAAAACACCTTGGAATCCTGAGTTAGTAAATACTTTACATACAATTCAACTTACCAAAATTGATGAAGATGGTTTGGTTCGTTTTGATTTTGTATCAGAAACCGTAAATGTATAA
- a CDS encoding GNAT family N-acetyltransferase, translating to MIFETQRLRIRLLTLNDLDSFHKMQSNPKVMQYADGEVNDFIGHQKELLNLIDKYQITNNDFWIYAIDHKIDEVFVGTLALVKDNADDEIGYRFLEDYWNKGYGLEVCKGALAYCKKIGMKQLVAYCADENKASIKILEKLNFKVVERFNTAINQLTETKYKIHL from the coding sequence ATGATTTTTGAAACGCAAAGGTTACGAATCAGATTACTTACATTAAATGATTTAGATTCTTTTCATAAAATGCAGAGTAATCCTAAAGTAATGCAATATGCTGATGGTGAGGTTAATGATTTTATTGGGCATCAAAAAGAATTATTAAACCTAATTGATAAATACCAAATCACAAATAATGATTTTTGGATTTATGCAATTGATCATAAAATAGACGAAGTTTTTGTAGGTACTTTAGCCCTTGTAAAAGATAATGCAGATGACGAAATTGGGTATCGATTTTTAGAAGACTATTGGAACAAAGGTTATGGGTTAGAAGTGTGTAAAGGTGCTTTAGCCTATTGCAAAAAGATTGGAATGAAGCAATTAGTTGCTTATTGTGCAGATGAAAATAAAGCATCAATTAAAATTTTAGAAAAATTAAATTTTAAAGTTGTAGAAAGATTTAATACAGCTATTAATCAATTAACAGAAACAAAATATAAAATTCACTTATGA
- a CDS encoding antibiotic biosynthesis monooxygenase family protein: MIVDHLKPPYYAVIFTTIISDNTEGYTATSARIEALAKQQEGYLGLEFARNEIGITVSYWKSLEAIQNWKNNIEHTEARNLGREKWYKQYQLRICKVEREYGFKR, translated from the coding sequence ATGATAGTAGATCATTTAAAACCTCCATATTATGCTGTAATTTTTACAACAATAATTAGCGATAATACAGAAGGTTATACAGCAACTTCTGCTAGAATTGAAGCCTTAGCAAAGCAGCAAGAGGGTTATTTAGGTTTAGAGTTTGCAAGAAATGAAATTGGAATTACAGTTTCTTACTGGAAAAGCTTAGAAGCTATCCAAAATTGGAAAAATAATATTGAACATACAGAAGCTAGAAATTTAGGAAGAGAAAAATGGTACAAACAGTATCAATTAAGAATTTGTAAAGTTGAACGTGAATATGGATTTAAGAGATAA
- a CDS encoding PaaI family thioesterase, protein MYAQIQKVLEKFMGKASIYKYGFNLSPMYRRSTGRIIAVSDDLYSVTIKIKLSYKNSNYVGSIFGGSLFSATDPIFMIQLLNILDDNYVVWDKSASIKFKRPAREACYVDFIFTKDEIDKIKTDVANHNEIDLVKHIQLTNKDKSIVFAEVSKTVYIADKKYYKQKQKNKKLKKSTL, encoded by the coding sequence ATGTACGCACAAATTCAAAAAGTATTAGAAAAATTCATGGGTAAAGCCAGTATTTACAAATATGGTTTTAACCTATCACCAATGTATAGAAGATCTACAGGTAGAATTATAGCAGTTTCTGATGATTTGTATTCGGTTACAATTAAAATTAAATTAAGTTACAAAAACAGTAATTATGTTGGCTCTATCTTTGGAGGAAGTTTGTTTTCGGCAACTGACCCAATTTTTATGATTCAGCTTTTAAATATTTTGGATGATAATTATGTAGTTTGGGATAAATCTGCTTCTATAAAATTTAAAAGACCAGCAAGAGAAGCCTGCTATGTTGATTTTATTTTTACTAAAGATGAAATTGACAAAATAAAGACAGATGTTGCCAATCATAATGAGATTGACTTGGTAAAGCACATACAATTAACCAATAAGGATAAAAGCATTGTTTTTGCAGAAGTCTCTAAAACTGTATATATAGCTGATAAAAAGTATTACAAACAAAAACAGAAAAATAAAAAGCTTAAAAAGTCTACTTTATAA
- a CDS encoding endonuclease/exonuclease/phosphatase family protein, whose translation MKKLSFINKIIYLLNSLLATGLLLSYLLPWVSPRTLSSFAILSLLVPILMLINLVFVVYWLIQLKKQFLLSALILGLGYFVTTPLYKFDEGKSSLNSDLKIMSYNVRMFNHWQWIEDDKIPEKISNFVSDKEPDILLLQEFHKTDSPKFDYPYKYIKLKKPNSTIGLAIYSNYKIINKGSLELSDTSNNIIFADVVKDKDTIRIYNLHLQSLELNTKAENFGQENSEKLLARLRAGFKKQAEQTEEFLIHEANWEGKKIVAGDFNNTAYSWVYKQIANNKKDGFIEAGDGFGKTFNYSFPLRIDFILVDENAIVNQFSSFKQKNSDHYPIQARINW comes from the coding sequence GTGAAGAAATTATCATTCATAAATAAAATTATTTACCTGCTTAACTCTCTGTTAGCAACAGGTCTGCTTCTCTCCTATTTATTACCTTGGGTTTCGCCTAGAACTTTATCTAGCTTTGCCATTTTAAGTTTATTGGTTCCTATTTTAATGCTTATCAATCTAGTATTTGTTGTTTACTGGTTAATTCAACTAAAAAAGCAATTTTTACTTTCTGCTCTCATTTTAGGTTTGGGCTATTTTGTTACAACTCCTCTTTATAAGTTTGATGAAGGTAAATCTTCTCTAAACAGCGATTTAAAAATCATGTCTTATAATGTGAGAATGTTTAACCATTGGCAATGGATTGAAGATGATAAAATACCTGAAAAAATAAGCAATTTTGTTTCTGATAAAGAACCAGATATTTTACTGTTGCAAGAATTTCATAAAACAGATAGTCCAAAATTCGATTATCCTTATAAATACATCAAATTAAAAAAACCAAACTCGACTATTGGTTTGGCCATTTATTCAAATTATAAAATAATTAATAAAGGATCTTTGGAACTCTCAGATACTTCTAACAATATTATTTTTGCAGATGTCGTAAAAGATAAAGACACAATAAGAATTTATAATTTACACTTGCAATCTTTAGAGTTGAACACGAAAGCTGAAAATTTCGGCCAAGAAAATTCTGAGAAATTATTAGCAAGGTTAAGAGCAGGGTTTAAAAAACAGGCAGAACAAACTGAAGAATTTTTAATACATGAAGCAAACTGGGAAGGCAAAAAAATAGTTGCTGGCGATTTTAATAACACAGCTTATTCTTGGGTATACAAGCAAATTGCTAACAACAAAAAAGATGGTTTTATAGAAGCTGGTGATGGTTTTGGAAAAACTTTTAACTATTCATTTCCACTTAGAATCGACTTTATTTTAGTTGATGAAAATGCAATTGTAAATCAATTTTCATCATTCAAACAAAAAAACTCAGATCACTACCCAATACAAGCTCGTATAAATTGGTAA
- a CDS encoding rhomboid family protein, whose product MSILDNLRVRYKQGNIVEKLIYINIAVFAVTLLINVVEGLYANQQNFIVNWFSLDHSINSLLTKPWTIISYGFLHADFLHILMNLIVLYFIGNLFLEYFTQKQLLTFYFLGTFFGGVLYLFSQNYFPLFEGSNSVLVGASAGISAIFIGIATYIPNYQIKLRFIGFVKLWHLAAFWIGLDVIGLIGTNAGGHFAHLGGALFGFLYVNQASNKEIKLFDFFSNLFKKKEKPLRTVHKSKSNKRTTTTQNTDLTQKQVDAILDKISKSGYDTLTKSEKEFLFKQGKK is encoded by the coding sequence ATGAGCATTTTAGATAATTTAAGAGTAAGATATAAACAAGGTAATATTGTAGAGAAATTAATCTACATAAATATTGCTGTTTTTGCTGTTACACTTTTAATAAATGTAGTTGAAGGTTTATATGCCAATCAGCAAAATTTTATCGTGAACTGGTTTTCTTTAGACCATTCTATAAATTCGTTACTTACAAAACCATGGACAATTATTTCTTATGGGTTTTTACATGCTGATTTTCTGCACATTTTAATGAATTTAATTGTACTTTATTTTATTGGAAACCTATTTTTAGAATATTTTACTCAAAAACAACTACTAACTTTTTACTTTTTAGGTACTTTCTTTGGAGGTGTTTTATATTTATTTAGTCAGAATTACTTTCCTCTTTTTGAAGGATCTAACTCAGTTTTAGTAGGTGCTTCTGCAGGAATATCTGCCATTTTTATAGGTATAGCCACTTATATACCCAATTACCAAATTAAATTACGTTTTATAGGTTTTGTAAAACTATGGCATTTAGCTGCTTTTTGGATTGGATTAGATGTCATTGGATTAATAGGTACTAACGCTGGTGGGCATTTTGCACATTTAGGTGGAGCTTTATTCGGCTTTTTATATGTAAATCAAGCCAGTAACAAGGAAATTAAACTTTTTGATTTTTTCTCAAACCTGTTTAAAAAGAAAGAGAAACCTTTAAGAACAGTGCATAAATCTAAAAGTAACAAACGAACAACAACTACCCAAAATACAGATTTAACACAAAAACAAGTAGATGCTATTTTAGATAAAATTAGTAAATCTGGTTATGATACTTTAACCAAATCTGAAAAGGAATTTTTATTTAAACAAGGAAAAAAGTAG
- a CDS encoding rhomboid family intramembrane serine protease, which yields MNRLTDAIKHLIIINVIVFVAPQLLQLDFTNMLALHFPKNENFGFWQYVTHLFMHGSFAHILFNMYGLWAFGTPLEQMWGKKKFLFFYFSAGLGAGVIYTLVNYYQFNGIFELFINAGLSDSEVLSILKSGSPNDARVINAISQEQFNKITALYNTPAVGASGAVYGVLVAFGLYFKNAKLALIFFPVPIAAKYFIPVMILGDLFFGMTKYSVGNIAHFAHIGGALIGFIIAYYWKRNQFKIN from the coding sequence ATGAATAGACTTACAGATGCCATAAAACACCTAATTATAATCAATGTAATTGTATTTGTTGCTCCACAATTATTACAATTAGATTTTACAAATATGTTGGCTTTACATTTTCCTAAGAACGAAAATTTTGGCTTTTGGCAGTATGTAACGCATCTTTTTATGCATGGTAGTTTTGCTCATATTTTGTTTAACATGTATGGTTTATGGGCATTTGGTACACCTTTAGAACAAATGTGGGGTAAGAAAAAATTTCTGTTTTTTTATTTTTCTGCAGGTTTAGGTGCAGGTGTAATTTACACTTTGGTTAACTATTATCAATTTAATGGAATTTTTGAGTTGTTTATTAATGCTGGTTTAAGTGATTCTGAGGTTTTATCAATCTTAAAATCAGGCTCTCCTAACGATGCAAGAGTTATAAATGCAATATCACAAGAACAATTTAATAAAATTACAGCCCTATATAACACACCAGCTGTTGGTGCATCTGGAGCAGTTTATGGAGTTTTAGTTGCTTTTGGATTATATTTTAAAAATGCAAAATTGGCCTTGATATTTTTTCCTGTTCCAATTGCTGCAAAATATTTTATTCCTGTTATGATTTTAGGTGATTTGTTTTTTGGGATGACCAAATATTCTGTAGGTAATATTGCTCATTTTGCACATATAGGTGGTGCTTTAATTGGCTTTATTATTGCATACTATTGGAAAAGAAATCAGTTTAAAATTAATTAA